From Salvelinus namaycush isolate Seneca chromosome 9, SaNama_1.0, whole genome shotgun sequence:
CAATAACAAAACGTTCCAAAACTGCCGATTTTACAGCTAGTTTTCAATTTTACGCTCCCCACATAGACCACTCCGACAGCCCTAACAAAATTATTTATTATGGGGTTGTTTATTGTTGCTAAAAAGCCATTTTTGCCCATTTTTTAAATGGAAATCTATAGGGCCTTTCACACTGCATTGTTCTTATCGCCAGGCGAGACTGCCCCTGGGTTAGCTTATCCTGTGTTCACACAACCATTTGTTAGCCCTGGGCTAAGGATTCACACTTGTATTCCAAAGCCCTGGGCTAACGGACAAACACACATGCGACCAACATTCTCTCTCTGCCACGCGACCAATGTTATAAACAATAAGACATTTGTCCTCCTGCTTCTAGCCTAGCATTTGAAGCCCTCCTGTTTGAAGTCCTCTTGCTTCTAGCATTTGAAGTCCTCTTGCTTCTAGCATTTGAAGTCCTCTTGCTTCTAGCATTTGAAGTCCTCTTGCTTCTAGCATTTGAAGTCCTCTTGCTTCTAGCATTTGAAGTCCTCTTGCTTCTAGCATTTGAAGTCCTCTTGCTTCTAGCATTTGAAGTCCTCTTGCTTCTAGCATTTGAAGTCCTCTTGCTTCTAGCATTTGCAGTCCTCTTGCTTCTAGCCTAGCATTTGAAGTCCTCTTGCTTCTAGCATTTGAAGTCCTCCTGCTTCTAGTATTTGATTTCCAAAAGTGATGGTTTGAAAATTTAGAAAATAGCCATAACAACCAATGTTTTTGCACGGATTAAAGTATTTGTCTGCATATGGATGGATGAAATAATATAAATGTACTCATTAAGATAGCGTGCAGAACACATCACGAACATGTGCTAATTAAGTGAAAGTGCCGTTATCGTGATTGgacagtgaattctatgcgttgtTCTTGACCCCGTTTCACACGGGCTATTTTGGCACCATGTTTCTGGGGTTAGCCCCAAAAAGTCAGTGCTAACCCTGCTCCGGCCCAGAGCCAGCTAGCCCTGGGCTAATGTTGGCGCTAGCCCACTTTACAATGCGCAAGTCTGAACACTCGCTTAGACCAGGACCAAAGTCTCCCTTAGCCCTGGGCTGAAATGCAGTGTGAATGCACCTtatacagtaaggtacttcattgttactcagaaatgatttgatattgatataaaaatggctgcattgggcctttaagtcACTGTATAAACATTGTATGTTGTTTACATGTTTGGGTTGTAGGTGCCAATGTGAACGCCCAGGCGTCAGACTTGGCAACACCGCTGCTGATTGCGTCACAGGAGGGCCACGAGGGCTGTGTGGAGATTCTTCTGGACCACAATGCCAACCCAAACCTGTCTTGTTCCGACAACTGGCCACAGCTCCCCATCCACGCAGCTGCCGAGTTCGGCCACAACACTGTCCTGGCCAGGCTGATTGCTGTGACAGACCGGGTGTGTGACCATGGAGAGGGTGAGTTGAGTCCGCTGTACTCTGCTGTGAAGAACAATCACAGCCACTGTGTAGATCTGCTGCTGAGGGCCGGCTTCAGCCCAGACGCCCAGGACTGTAGCTCCCTCTTCAGCTCAGACACCACATCGCCGCTCGCCTACACCCTCGCCTTGAAATGCACATCCTCCCAGCCCTTTAGCGATTCGGCTCGCTTGCTTGTAGCCGCAGGGGCCACTTTGACCGGGCGGGAATGGCTCTACATTCTGGCCATGTGCAAATCCGATGTGCTGCAGTATGTCTTACAACAAAGGAGCATCCCCAGACCAGAGCAGCTAAGCAGGACCATCTCGCTCTGCTCTAGGCCAGAGCAGCAGAGCAGCAGCCCACTCAGTCCTGAAGAGTTGCGTGGGCTGGTGTGTGAGGCACTCGACATGGTATGCCATGCCTCCTATTGGTTGCCCACGTTACTTCAGGCAGGCCTGGAGCCCTCCCTACTGTTGCAGCAACCTTACACGCTGAGGAAGGCAGACAGTGAGGTTTTGAATTACTTCCTGCAGTTTGTCAATTGGTCGACTCTTTCTCACCCACTAAAGGATATACTGCTACCCCGAAAGGAGAGCACCTGGAGGCCACATCACGGTAAGACACACGTACAAATATTACATTTTTTGCATTTAGCTGAAGAACGTCTTATCCAGACTGACTTAAAATAAGGGCATTCAACCACTGGATAATATGCACACAACTAATAGcgacacatgcgcacacacacggaAAACTGTCAACAGATTAAtaataatggtgtgtgtgtgtgtgtgtatagagtgtgtgccatctctctctcacctctgcaGGCTGCGGGTCAGGGAAGAGTTGGGTTCAGTGGCTCTGATGCAGACAGATGTGGTCCGACAGCTTCCTCTTCCCCCCCCACTGCAGATATACCTCCAGTTCAGAGACATCCCACCACCCTCACACGCAACAACAGTCCCACAGAGAGGGTTTCCACAGTGACTATAACAATGACATACAGGGCTTCATATAACCTGCCACTGAAGAGATGTCCTCAATGAAaaaatatccacacacacacccagttcCTTATGCACACCTGTTCTGTTGTGTGATTTTGGAATAGATCAGCTCTATTTGAACACAGATGTTGGTGAAAATGAATAGTTTTGTATGGTTTGTTTTGATTATTGTTCATTAAAACAAAGTATTAAGCTGTTTGAGTAAAaccttttttatttaaaaaaatctgttcCATTGTGGTTTTAGTTTGGGGGGAAAGTGTGCTGACAGTGGTTTGTAAAACATATTTTTCTAGTCCAAATATGCGTTTGTTTTTTCTTACCTCACCCCAACAATCCCCTAACCCGAACCTTCACAATCAGTTATTTTATCTACACCGGTCTAAAAATGAGGgtacaatcagaatgtggacaagatcaggacccATGTTAGCACCTGGTATTAAGGTAATGTTCCTGTGTTTGTAGAGATTACATTCACAGTAAACGCTGGATATGTCGACGCAATCAGAAATTGCTTATAACCCGTGattggattgaatcccggccttagTCAGTTTGGCCCGATGTTCAGCATACTGCAGATAGAAATGCAAGGTGTACACAACCCTCTACTCCACATGATAGAGAAACATGTCCATTACATTGCCATCTGCGGTACTCTGCTCTGCTACATCCTATTACTACTGGACCATGGCAGGTGTCAGGACCTTGCTCCAACTGGACTCACAATGACCCAACTTCTATCTGAACAGGGATGATCTCTGCATTGTCTGTTGGGGCCCTCCAAGACCTATACTTGACAACAGGC
This genomic window contains:
- the asb3 gene encoding ankyrin repeat and SOCS box protein 3 isoform X3, which produces MDFTECYSDTVSSLAVAARERNVRRVSLLIQRGCSVDSRDNRGWNALHEAAAAGTVVCVRELLKAAGASCGCRAYMGSLTHEGESALYLAVQRRHLAVVKLLLRAHADINQPTNDLSCPLYAAVDCGHTDIVELLVRKGAEVNGTHTASCWTCLHQAAYKGHSDIVRILVGVCRLEVFDDHMITPLFVAAQYGQKQCLQILADAGANVNAQASDLATPLLIASQEGHEGCVEILLDHNANPNLSCSDNWPQLPIHAAAEFGHNTVLARLIAVTDRVCDHGEGELSPLYSAVKNNHSHCVDLLLRAGFSPDAQDCSSLFSSDTTSPLAYTLALKCTSSQPFSDSARLLVAAGATLTGREWLYILAMCKSDVLQYVLQQRSIPRPEQLSRTISLCSRPEQQSSSPLSPEELRGLVCEALDMVCHASYWLPTLLQAGLEPSLLLQQPYTLRKADSEVLNYFLQFVNWSTLSHPLKDILLPRKESTWRPHHECVPSLSHLCRLRVREELGSVALMQTDVVRQLPLPPPLQIYLQFRDIPPPSHATTVPQRGFPQ
- the asb3 gene encoding ankyrin repeat and SOCS box protein 3 isoform X1 encodes the protein MDFTECYSDTVSSLAVAARERNVRRVSLLIQRGCSVDSRDNRGWNALHEAAAAGTVVCVRELLKAAAGASCGCRAYMGSLTHEGESALYLAVQRRHLAVVKLLLRAHADINQPTNDLSCPLYAAVDCGHTDIVELLVRKGAEVNGTHTASCWTCLHQAAYKGHSDIVRILVGVCRLEVFDDHMITPLFVAAQYGQKQCLQILADAGANVNAQASDLATPLLIASQEGHEGCVEILLDHNANPNLSCSDNWPQLPIHAAAEFGHNTVLARLIAVTDRVCDHGEGELSPLYSAVKNNHSHCVDLLLRAGFSPDAQDCSSLFSSDTTSPLAYTLALKCTSSQPFSDSARLLVAAGATLTGREWLYILAMCKSDVLQYVLQQRSIPRPEQLSRTISLCSRPEQQSSSPLSPEELRGLVCEALDMVCHASYWLPTLLQAGLEPSLLLQQPYTLRKADSEVLNYFLQFVNWSTLSHPLKDILLPRKESTWRPHHECVPSLSHLCRLRVREELGSVALMQTDVVRQLPLPPPLQIYLQFRDIPPPSHATTVPQRGFPQ
- the asb3 gene encoding ankyrin repeat and SOCS box protein 3 isoform X2; translated protein: MDFTECYSDTVSSLAVAARERNVRRVSLLIQRGCSVDSRDNRGWNALHEAAAAGTVVCVRELLKAAAGASCGCRAYMGSLTHEGESALYLAVQRRHLAVVKLLLRAHADINQPTNDLSCPLYAVDCGHTDIVELLVRKGAEVNGTHTASCWTCLHQAAYKGHSDIVRILVGVCRLEVFDDHMITPLFVAAQYGQKQCLQILADAGANVNAQASDLATPLLIASQEGHEGCVEILLDHNANPNLSCSDNWPQLPIHAAAEFGHNTVLARLIAVTDRVCDHGEGELSPLYSAVKNNHSHCVDLLLRAGFSPDAQDCSSLFSSDTTSPLAYTLALKCTSSQPFSDSARLLVAAGATLTGREWLYILAMCKSDVLQYVLQQRSIPRPEQLSRTISLCSRPEQQSSSPLSPEELRGLVCEALDMVCHASYWLPTLLQAGLEPSLLLQQPYTLRKADSEVLNYFLQFVNWSTLSHPLKDILLPRKESTWRPHHECVPSLSHLCRLRVREELGSVALMQTDVVRQLPLPPPLQIYLQFRDIPPPSHATTVPQRGFPQ